From the genome of Balneolaceae bacterium:
TTTTGATATGGTTCACGATCCGTATGAAAAGGTAAATGTGATTGACGAATATCCCGACATTGCAGATCGCCTGATTCGAATTGCCGAAGAACACCGGGCACAATTTTTTGAGGAGTAATGGATCAAAGTTTGTACTTGGTTGACAATGGAGTACTTCGAAATCACTACCATCGGATATCAGTAAAACGTTAACAACATTTAAAAAATGAGTAGTGTAAGCATAAAAATTCGGTTTATTGTATGGTGTTATAATTTTCCCCTTTTTATGAAGGAGTGGCCGATGCCTGCCGACTTACCAACGGTGGTATTCTCCAAGAAGAAGTGCTATATAAGCAGGTTGATTCCAGCCCGCCTCCAAAGTCTTCATGGACATCTATTATCCTCGAATTAATCAATCCAGAAAAAAAATATTCTGCAATTGTTTTCTACTTTGGTGGTGGTTGGGTTGGTGGTTCTATCAATCAATTTGAACCACATGCCAGGTATTTTTCACGAAGAGGTATGGTTGCTTTCCTTGTAGATTACAGAGTATATAACATGATATCATCAGATATCCTGCATTGTCTACTTGGTGGTGGTTGAGTGTGGCATCAATTGAACCACATGCCAGTACACGAGATATTCCCTAGCTACGTAACGGAATCCGTTGAGTCATTAGATGCAATCAGCTATGGAGAGCATGGAGATTTCATGTTGATACCTCGAAGATTGTTGCATCTGGTGGTTCTGCCGGAGGCCATCTGGCAGCAGCGACGGCATTAATCGATGACTATAACGAGAATACGGATAATATTTCAATAAGCAGTATCCCGAACGCCTTGATACTCTTTAATCCAGTTATAGACAACGGCCCCGGTGGTTATGGATATGATAGAATTGGTGATGCCTACAAGGACTTTTCACCACTTCATAACATTAAAAAGGGAGCGCCACCAACAATTTTATTTCTGGGAACAAATGATGATTTAATACCAGTAGAAACAGCCAAATACTACCAAAAAGTAATGGAAAATGTTGATAGTAGATGTGAACTTCATTTATATGATGAACAAGAGCACGGCTTTTTCAACTATAGAAATTTTGAATATTATAAAAAAACAGTTTCTGAGGCTGATAGTTTTCTCCAATCACTTGGGTACTTAAACAAGGAACCAGGAATAGCAATTGAATAACAACGCTTGTAGAATATATGTCACTGACATACTGATTCTTAAAAGAATTTAAATGATTGATTAATTAGTATTTATAAAGTTGATAATAAGAATTATGAATCTTCCTAAAATTGGTAAAATATTCTGTTTTTCAGTTATCCTATTAGGCTGCATGCCAGCTTTATCCACGGGACAGAATGCTAAAATTGCAGA
Proteins encoded in this window:
- a CDS encoding dienelactone hydrolase family protein — translated: MILFNPVIDNGPGGYGYDRIGDAYKDFSPLHNIKKGAPPTILFLGTNDDLIPVETAKYYQKVMENVDSRCELHLYDEQEHGFFNYRNFEYYKKTVSEADSFLQSLGYLNKEPGIAIE